A DNA window from Amycolatopsis sp. DSM 110486 contains the following coding sequences:
- the recO gene encoding DNA repair protein RecO, translating to MVNLYRDTGVVLRTHKLGEADRIITLLTRRHGKVRAVAKGVRRTSSRFGARLEPFGHVDVQFYTGRTLDVITQVETVDAFALPLVADYQRYTAASAIAETADRLSAEEGEPVLKLYLLVVGALRALAGGERDASLVLDAFFLRAMAYAGWAPAITECARCGLPGPHAAFNVAAGGSMCPDCRIAGSVHPAPEVLTLLEALLHGEWPVAEASHGVTRRDASGLVAAHLQWHLERQLRSLPLVERRARETVTPAK from the coding sequence GTGGTGAACCTCTACCGCGACACCGGAGTGGTGCTGCGCACGCACAAGCTGGGTGAGGCCGACCGGATCATCACCCTGCTGACCCGCCGGCACGGGAAGGTCCGTGCCGTGGCCAAGGGCGTGCGCCGCACCTCGTCGCGGTTCGGGGCCCGGCTGGAGCCCTTCGGGCACGTGGACGTGCAGTTCTACACCGGCCGCACGCTCGACGTGATCACCCAGGTCGAGACCGTGGACGCGTTCGCGCTGCCGCTGGTCGCCGACTACCAGCGCTACACCGCGGCCAGCGCGATCGCCGAGACCGCCGACCGGCTCTCGGCCGAAGAGGGCGAGCCGGTCCTCAAGCTGTACCTGCTGGTCGTGGGCGCGTTGCGCGCACTCGCGGGCGGTGAACGCGACGCCTCTCTCGTCCTCGACGCGTTTTTCCTGCGGGCCATGGCCTACGCCGGCTGGGCGCCCGCCATCACCGAGTGCGCCCGCTGCGGCCTGCCCGGCCCGCACGCCGCGTTCAACGTGGCCGCCGGCGGCTCGATGTGCCCGGACTGCCGCATCGCCGGTTCCGTGCACCCCGCGCCCGAGGTGCTCACCCTGCTCGAGGCCCTGTTGCACGGCGAATGGCCGGTGGCGGAGGCCTCGCACGGCGTGACCCGGCGTGACGCGTCGGGCCTGGTGGCGGCTCACCTGCAGTGGCACCTCGAACGCCAGCTGCGTTCGCTTCCACTGGTCGAACGGCGTGCCCGGGAGACCGTGACACCGGCCAAGTAG
- a CDS encoding CD225/dispanin family protein yields MTNPYGQPQPQPPYGQQPSGPMPTPYGQQGQYGQQGQYGQQAPFGQPGFGPGMGMPPGGDINAIKEYKGWAIGCIFLMWILAIFAIMKSNEVRTFKMQGNYAMAQQASQTTKTLCLIATIVGGIGYALAITFLIIGIVAATTVSTYCTGYYGC; encoded by the coding sequence ATGACCAATCCGTACGGTCAGCCTCAGCCGCAGCCGCCCTACGGCCAGCAGCCGTCCGGCCCGATGCCGACGCCGTATGGCCAGCAAGGCCAGTACGGCCAGCAGGGTCAGTACGGCCAGCAGGCGCCGTTCGGGCAGCCCGGCTTCGGCCCCGGCATGGGGATGCCGCCGGGCGGCGACATCAACGCCATCAAGGAGTACAAGGGCTGGGCGATCGGCTGCATCTTCCTGATGTGGATCCTCGCGATCTTCGCGATCATGAAGTCCAACGAGGTCCGCACCTTCAAGATGCAGGGCAACTACGCGATGGCCCAGCAGGCGTCGCAGACCACGAAGACGCTGTGCCTGATCGCCACGATCGTCGGCGGCATCGGCTACGCCCTCGCGATCACGTTCCTGATCATCGGGATCGTCGCTGCGACCACGGTCAGCACGTACTGCACCGGCTACTACGGCTGCTGA